The following nucleotide sequence is from Gemmatimonadaceae bacterium.
GAGACGGCGCACATGAAGGAAGTGGCGGACGCCGCCGGCCGCGTGAGCGCGTCGCTGGCGGGGCTCGACCGGTTCGAGGCCCGCGACCGCATCGTGGCCGCGCTGCAGCAGTCGGGCGCGCTGGTGAAGACCGAGACGCACACGCACAACGTGCGCCACTGCTACCGCTGCGACACGGTGGTGGAGCCGCGGCTGTCGGACCAGTGGTTCGTGAAGATGGCGCCGCTGGCCAAGCCGGCGCTCGACGCCGTGCGCGCCGGCGCCATCCGCATCCTGCCCGAGCGGTGGGAAGCGGTGTACGTCCACTGGCTGGAGGGCATCCGCGACTGGAACATCTCGCGGCAGCTCTGGTGGGGGCACCGGGTGCCGGTGTGGTACTGCGACGCATGCCAGCCGCCCAACGTGTTCGCCAGCCGGCACGATCTCACCGCGTGCCCCAACTGCGGGGGCGCGGTGCGCCAGGACGAGGACGTGCTCGACACCTGGTTCTCGTCGTGGCTGTGGCCCATCTCCACGCTGGGCTGGCCGGACGACGCGGCGCTCGATCTCCGCGCGTTCTATCCCACCGACGTGCTGGTCACGGCCCCGGAGATCCTGTTCTTCTGGGTGGCCCGCATGATCATGGCGGGGTACGAGTTCATGGGGCGCGCCCCGTTCCACACGGTGCTGCTGCACGGCACCGTGCGCGACATGAATCACGTGAAGATGTCCAAGTCGTTGGGCAACGGCATCGATCCGCTGGACGTGATCCGGCTGTACGGGGCCGACGCCCTGCGGTGGACGCTGATCTCCGGCATGGGGCTGGGGGCCGACGTGATCCTCGATCCCGGCGATCTCGAGAAGTCGTTCGCCGCGGGGCGGAACTTCGCCACCAAGCTGTGGAACATCGGCCGGTTCCTGCTGTCCAACGTGGGCGATGCGCCCGTCCCCGCCCTCGCCACGATCGCGCCCCAGCGGCTCACGCGCGCCGACGCATGGATCCTGTCGCGGCTCGACGCGGCGATCGCCGAGTGCGGCGCGGCGCTGGGCCCGTTGCGTCCCACCACGCCGTACGCCGGCGTGGACGGCGTGGCGTGGCGCCCCGAGCAGCGGTATCAGGGGATGCGGCTCAACGAATACGCGGAGACGGCCCGGCGGTTCGTGTGGAGCGAGTTGGCCGACTGGTACGTGGAGGCCGTCAAGGGGCGCCTGTCCGCCGGAGGGACCGACGGCGAGGTGGCGCGCGCCGTGCTCGTGCACGCATTCGATCACGCGCTGCGGCTGTTGCATCCGATCGTGCCGTTCATTACTGAATCCATATGGCAGCGGCTGCCGTCCCGCCGCCCGCACGCGCTCCTCATGCAGGCGGCGTGGCCACAGGCCACGGCGCTGCCCGGGGACGGGGCGCGGGAATTCGAGTTGGTGCGCGACGCCGTGATGGCGCTGCGCCAGGTGCGCGCCGAATACGCCGTGCCGCCGGGCAAGCCGGTGGACGTGGTGGCCGTGCCGCGGGCCGGCGGCCGCGACGGCGTGGACGCGCGCGCCGTATTCGCCGCCGAAGCGCCGGTGATCGGGCGCCTGGCCCGCGCCGCGGTGACGGTGGGCGTGGCCCCCGAGGGCGCCGCGGCGCACGCCATCCTCCCCGACGGCTCGGAGTTGGTGGTGCCGCTGGCCGGCCTGATCGACGTCGAGAAGGAGTGCGCCAGACTCCGGGCGGATCTGGGCGGGCTGGAACAGCAGATCGGCGCCCTCGAGGGACGCCTGAACAACGAGAAGTTCACCGCCAAGGCGCCGGCCGCCGTGGTCCAGAGCGAGCGCGACAAACTGCGCGACTGGACCCTCCGCCGCGATCAACTCCGCGACAAGGTGCGCACGCTGTGCGGCGGCTGATCGCGCTCCTGGTGCTCGCCGGCTGCGCCTCGATGGCCGCCATCCCCGGCGGTCCCGAGGATCACACCCCGCCCGTGGTGGTGGGCATCACGCCCGACACGCAGTCGGTGAACTTCCATCGCGACGCCGTGGACTTCAAGTTCGACGACGTCGTGAACGATCAGTCGGGCCCCACGCGCGATCTCAATGGGCTGTTCCTGATCTCGCCGCGCGACGGCGCCCCCCGCATCTACTGGCACCGCGATCACATCGACGTGCGGCCCAAGGGCAAGTGGCTGCCCAACACCGCGTACACGGTCACGCTCCTGCCCGGCCTGTCCGATCTCAGCAACAACGTGATGAAGAACTCGGTCTCGGTGACGTTCAGCACCGGACCCACGATTCCGCCCTACGGCGTCCTCGGCCGCGTGTTCGATTGGGTGGCGCAGAAGGTCGCCCCGAACGCCGTCGTCGAAGCCATCCAGCGCCCCGACAGCGTGGTGTACTTCGGGCTCGCCGATTCCACGGGACAGTTCCACCTCGGCCCGTTCGGCGCCGGCACGTACACCGTGATCGCCTTCATCGATAAGAACAAGAATCTCGACCAGGACCCGGGCGAACTCTGGGACAGCGTCCAGGTGAAGATCGACAAGACGCAGCCGTATCTCGAGATGCTCGCCGCCCGGCGCGACACCCTTGGCCCGCGCATCGCCACGATCGCGGCCGACGACAGCGTCACGCTCCGCGTGACGTTCGACAAGCCGCTCAGCCCCACCGCGCCGATCGACACCAGCCGGTTCAGCGTGCGCACGGCCGACTCCGTGCACCTGTCGATGCTCTGGGCCAAGTCGCTGCAGCAGTATCAGGCCGAAGTCGCCAAGGAGCACGCCGATTCCGCCCGCGTGGCCGATTCCCTGGCCGCCATCCGCGACACGACCAAACGCGCCAAGCCCGCCCCGCTGCCCGCGCCGCCGGTGAAGACCGAGCCGGAGCCGCCCAAGCCGTCGCAGCCGGCGCCGCCTTCGGTGGTGATCATCCGGCTCGCCCTCGGCTCGCACCTCCTACCGCTCAAGCAGTACCGCGTCACGGCCACGGACCTCGTGAACCTGCTCGGCTACAAGGCCACGTCGTCCCGCGTGTTCGCCACGCCCAAGCCGCCCGAAGCGCCGGTGAATCCCGATTCCACCAAGGGCTCCGCCAGACCCGACTCCGCGGCGCTCAAGCGCCCGCCGCCCAAGCGCGCCGGAGGCGGACGCGGGGGCGGGAGCGGAGCGCCGTGACCGATCCGCGCCGTGCCATCCCCAGCGTGAGCGCCCTGCTCGAACTCGCCGAGGTGCGGGAACTCCAGCAGATCGCGCCGCGCGGATTGGTGGTGGACGCGGTGCGGCGGGTGCTCGACGACGTACGCCAGGGCGCGCCCACACCGGCGGCCGATGCCGAGTGGGCGGCCCGCATCTCGAGCGCCGTGGCGCGGGCGCAGCGCCCGTCGCTGCGCCCGGTGCTCAACGCCACGGGCGTGGTGCTGCACACCAACCTCGGTCGCGCCCCACTGGCCGAACCGGCCGTGCGCGCCATCCGGGCCGTGGCGTCGGGGTTCAGCAATCTCGAATATGACCTGGCCGCCGGCACCCGCGGTTCGCGCTACACGCACTGCGTGGGCCTGCTGCGCGAACTCACCGGCGCCGAGGACGCCGTGGTCGTGAACAACGGCGCCGCGGCGGTCATGCTCGCCCTCAACACGCTGGCCGACGGCCGCGACGTCATCGTCTCGCGCGGCGAGTTGGTGGAGATCGGCGGCAGCTTCCGCGTGCCCGAGATCATGGCCAAGAGCGGCGCCCGCCTGGTCGAGGTGGGCACCACCAACCGCACGCACCTGGCCGACTACGAGCGCGCCATCGGCCCCGACACGGGCGCGATCGTGAAGGTGCACCGCAGCAACTTCGCCATCGACGGATTCGTGGCCGACGTCGGTGTGGCCGACCTGGTGAAGCTCGCCGCGCCGCGCGGG
It contains:
- a CDS encoding valine--tRNA ligase is translated as MKIPPPTPATEPMASPSTELSDRYDPAATEAEIYRRWRDAGAFGADAGESSRAGGARDPFTLVMPPPNVTAVLHVGHGLNNTVQDVIVRWARMQARTEALWVPGTDHAGIATQNVIEKQLAAEGKTRFDVGRDAFLTRTEAFVADTGGTILKQLEALGCSADWSRTAYTFSPELSRAVREAFVRLFDKGLIYRGHRVIHWCPRCLTSLSDEEAEFQEETGKLYHVAYPVSGDPSRTVVVATTRPETMLGDVAVAVNPADERYRDLVGRSVRLPIVDRDIPVIADEYADPAFGTGVVKITPAHDANDFEVGRRHGLAMPVVIDETAHMKEVADAAGRVSASLAGLDRFEARDRIVAALQQSGALVKTETHTHNVRHCYRCDTVVEPRLSDQWFVKMAPLAKPALDAVRAGAIRILPERWEAVYVHWLEGIRDWNISRQLWWGHRVPVWYCDACQPPNVFASRHDLTACPNCGGAVRQDEDVLDTWFSSWLWPISTLGWPDDAALDLRAFYPTDVLVTAPEILFFWVARMIMAGYEFMGRAPFHTVLLHGTVRDMNHVKMSKSLGNGIDPLDVIRLYGADALRWTLISGMGLGADVILDPGDLEKSFAAGRNFATKLWNIGRFLLSNVGDAPVPALATIAPQRLTRADAWILSRLDAAIAECGAALGPLRPTTPYAGVDGVAWRPEQRYQGMRLNEYAETARRFVWSELADWYVEAVKGRLSAGGTDGEVARAVLVHAFDHALRLLHPIVPFITESIWQRLPSRRPHALLMQAAWPQATALPGDGAREFELVRDAVMALRQVRAEYAVPPGKPVDVVAVPRAGGRDGVDARAVFAAEAPVIGRLARAAVTVGVAPEGAAAHAILPDGSELVVPLAGLIDVEKECARLRADLGGLEQQIGALEGRLNNEKFTAKAPAAVVQSERDKLRDWTLRRDQLRDKVRTLCGG
- a CDS encoding Ig-like domain-containing protein — encoded protein: MRRLIALLVLAGCASMAAIPGGPEDHTPPVVVGITPDTQSVNFHRDAVDFKFDDVVNDQSGPTRDLNGLFLISPRDGAPRIYWHRDHIDVRPKGKWLPNTAYTVTLLPGLSDLSNNVMKNSVSVTFSTGPTIPPYGVLGRVFDWVAQKVAPNAVVEAIQRPDSVVYFGLADSTGQFHLGPFGAGTYTVIAFIDKNKNLDQDPGELWDSVQVKIDKTQPYLEMLAARRDTLGPRIATIAADDSVTLRVTFDKPLSPTAPIDTSRFSVRTADSVHLSMLWAKSLQQYQAEVAKEHADSARVADSLAAIRDTTKRAKPAPLPAPPVKTEPEPPKPSQPAPPSVVIIRLALGSHLLPLKQYRVTATDLVNLLGYKATSSRVFATPKPPEAPVNPDSTKGSARPDSAALKRPPPKRAGGGRGGGSGAP
- the selA gene encoding L-seryl-tRNA(Sec) selenium transferase, yielding MTDPRRAIPSVSALLELAEVRELQQIAPRGLVVDAVRRVLDDVRQGAPTPAADAEWAARISSAVARAQRPSLRPVLNATGVVLHTNLGRAPLAEPAVRAIRAVASGFSNLEYDLAAGTRGSRYTHCVGLLRELTGAEDAVVVNNGAAAVMLALNTLADGRDVIVSRGELVEIGGSFRVPEIMAKSGARLVEVGTTNRTHLADYERAIGPDTGAIVKVHRSNFAIDGFVADVGVADLVKLAAPRGLPVLHDLGSGLMIPLDAIGLTGEPTVADIVRAGATLVAMSGDKLLGGPQAGLLVGSAAAIERVRANPITRAVRVDKLTIAALEATLALYREPRQALAEIPTLRMLGTVVEELQERAHAIRKRLRPMPDVTVVATEATVGGGAFPTARIRSVALSIGGDAGALDARLRTGEPAVVGRISGGRMILDLRAIPPRDDHALVGALSRALDA